One segment of uncultured Tolumonas sp. DNA contains the following:
- a CDS encoding AraC family transcriptional regulator, with amino-acid sequence MQHHQTVPDLTSAESLEIYPAGLKIAGGEGDAWKDVRVSMFSLDTEMEQYDMPGIAEPFLVWIMSGEAETMEREGENDEWMISKIKAGSLYLTTAAVPYQFQWRRSSKEPFRVLLVILSLPLVEQALISIYGDRAKQAEMQDISGFNDPLLVQLLTCLQSELKQKEASRMFIQGIGQSIAVHLARNYIRFTNTTKLSSKLPRYLLKKITDWMKVNLAEEFRLSRLAQQAQMSEFHFNRLFKKAMGTPPSQYFIRLRIEEAKKQLRETKLTVLVIANNVGYTNPSHFARLFKKDTGLTPREYREKNRY; translated from the coding sequence ATGCAACATCATCAAACTGTGCCAGATTTAACATCCGCAGAATCACTGGAAATTTATCCGGCCGGGCTGAAAATTGCAGGAGGAGAAGGGGACGCATGGAAAGATGTACGGGTATCCATGTTTTCTCTTGATACGGAAATGGAACAGTATGATATGCCCGGCATAGCAGAGCCTTTCCTTGTTTGGATCATGTCTGGTGAAGCAGAGACAATGGAGCGGGAAGGTGAAAATGATGAATGGATGATAAGTAAGATCAAAGCCGGTTCATTATATTTGACTACAGCAGCTGTGCCATATCAGTTCCAATGGCGTAGAAGTTCCAAAGAACCATTTCGAGTGTTATTGGTCATATTGAGTTTGCCATTGGTAGAACAAGCCTTGATCAGCATTTACGGAGACAGGGCAAAACAAGCAGAAATGCAGGATATTTCAGGGTTTAATGATCCACTTCTGGTTCAACTTCTGACTTGTTTACAGAGCGAATTAAAACAGAAAGAAGCAAGTCGAATGTTCATTCAGGGAATTGGCCAATCCATTGCTGTTCATCTTGCCAGGAACTACATTCGATTTACTAACACGACTAAATTATCATCAAAATTACCCCGTTATCTTTTGAAAAAAATCACTGACTGGATGAAAGTCAATTTAGCTGAAGAATTCAGACTTTCCCGACTGGCACAACAAGCGCAGATGAGTGAATTTCATTTCAATCGGTTATTTAAGAAAGCGATGGGAACACCACCATCTCAGTATTTTATTCGTCTGCGAATTGAAGAAGCAAAGAAGCAGTTAAGGGAAACAAAACTCACGGTTTTAGTAATTGCTAACAATGTTGGATATACCAATCCAAGTCATTTTGCTCGTTTGTTTAAGAAAGATACGGGGCTCACCCCCCGCGAGTATCGAGAAAAAAATAGATATTAA